In the genome of Paenibacillus pabuli, one region contains:
- the iolE gene encoding myo-inosose-2 dehydratase: protein MNKLPFQLGIHPINWVGEDVKEHGDATTCEQILDDIQRLGLTGTEMGRKYPTEPDTLREELGKRNIRLVSQWKSVLFSDPAYRQSELDSYRRHAEFLQSMGSKVISTAEVGGSLHFDPRRTPHEKEVLRLSESEWHILAEGLNEAGAIARENGLKLTYHHHGGTVVEQPEEIDKLMELTDPSLVYLLYDTGHAYYGGADPLALLRKHYDRIAYIHLKDIRPQVLDEARAEQSDFVGCIRKGVFTVPGDGCIDFAPILKELITRGYDGWAMLEGEQDPAIHNPYDYARRSLKYMESLYQQS, encoded by the coding sequence ATGAACAAGTTGCCATTTCAGCTCGGGATTCATCCAATCAACTGGGTTGGAGAGGATGTAAAGGAGCATGGTGATGCAACAACATGTGAACAGATTCTGGATGACATCCAGCGACTTGGATTAACAGGTACAGAGATGGGACGCAAATATCCCACGGAACCGGACACATTGAGAGAGGAATTAGGCAAACGCAATATACGCCTTGTTTCCCAGTGGAAATCGGTATTGTTCTCCGATCCGGCGTATCGTCAGTCTGAGCTGGACAGCTATCGCAGACACGCGGAGTTTCTGCAATCGATGGGCAGCAAGGTGATTAGCACGGCGGAAGTAGGCGGTTCGTTGCATTTCGATCCAAGGCGGACACCACATGAAAAAGAAGTGCTGAGACTCAGTGAATCGGAATGGCACATCCTTGCTGAGGGGCTGAACGAAGCAGGTGCCATCGCCCGTGAGAACGGGTTGAAACTGACGTATCATCACCATGGCGGTACCGTTGTTGAGCAGCCGGAGGAGATCGATAAATTGATGGAACTGACAGACCCATCTCTTGTTTATTTGCTCTATGACACAGGCCATGCCTACTATGGCGGAGCGGACCCGTTAGCTCTCCTGCGCAAGCATTATGACCGGATTGCCTATATTCATCTAAAGGATATCCGGCCTCAAGTGCTGGACGAAGCACGGGCGGAACAGTCCGATTTTGTAGGGTGCATCCGTAAAGGGGTATTCACGGTTCCCGGAGATGGTTGTATTGATTTTGCTCCCATTCTGAAGGAATTGATCACTCGAGGATATGACGGCTGGGCGATGCTTGAAGGGGAACAGGATCCTGCAATTCATAATCCGTATGATTATGCGCGGCGATCCTTGAAATACATGGAGTCCTTATACCAGCAAAGCTGA
- the iolD gene encoding 3D-(3,5/4)-trihydroxycyclohexane-1,2-dione acylhydrolase (decyclizing): protein MATIRLTMAQALLRYLDQQYISVDGVETKFVKGVIGIFGHGNVTGIGEALERSPGSLTYMQGKNEQGMVHTAAAYAKQKNRRQIYACTTSIGPGALNMITAAATATVNRIPVLLLPGDNFATREPDPVLQQLEVSSDYTISATDPFKAVSKYWDRIVRPEQLMIAATQAMRVLMDPAETGAVTLALPQDVQAEAYDYPESFFARKVHYLDRRPPVQAAIERAAQQIARGRRPLIIAGGGVLYAEASAQLAEFAEAFGIPVAETQAGKSALPWDHPLNVGAIGVTGSLAANRLAREADVVIGVGTRFSDFTTASRSAFQHPEATFININLNGMDAAKLGGEPILADAQEGLQALQTALQGRHYHSEYGTSEIAELRDEWNNEVDRLYGLQHEAGLAQTTAVGVINRTIDPSSVIVCAAGSLPGDLHRLWRASAPKTYHMEYGFSCMGYEVSGAFGAALAEPDREVYAMVGDGSYLMLHSELVTSLQEQKKMTILLFNNNGFQCIHNLQREHGSDGFGNEFRYRESESGRLTGDYMPMDFAAHARSLGAKAYKAETTEQLEQALRDARNETVTTLIEIPVVPGTNAGGYESWWNVGVPEVSNEEKVVTAHRAMQVNRAKAKLI from the coding sequence ATGGCAACCATTAGATTGACGATGGCTCAGGCGTTGCTGCGATACCTGGATCAGCAATATATTTCGGTTGATGGGGTAGAAACCAAATTTGTGAAGGGTGTCATCGGCATCTTTGGACATGGCAACGTAACTGGTATTGGAGAGGCACTGGAGCGCAGTCCGGGAAGTCTGACGTATATGCAGGGTAAAAATGAACAGGGCATGGTACATACAGCCGCTGCTTATGCCAAGCAGAAGAACCGAAGACAGATTTATGCGTGTACGACATCCATTGGCCCAGGTGCACTGAACATGATTACCGCAGCGGCAACCGCGACGGTCAATCGGATTCCCGTTTTACTGCTTCCGGGTGACAACTTTGCCACGCGTGAGCCAGATCCCGTGCTGCAGCAGCTGGAGGTAAGCAGCGATTATACGATATCAGCTACTGATCCGTTCAAAGCGGTCAGCAAATACTGGGATCGCATCGTGCGTCCCGAACAGCTGATGATTGCTGCCACACAGGCGATGCGCGTGCTGATGGACCCGGCAGAGACTGGCGCGGTAACACTAGCGCTGCCGCAGGATGTGCAGGCAGAGGCCTACGATTACCCTGAATCGTTCTTCGCCCGCAAGGTGCATTACCTGGACCGTCGTCCCCCGGTCCAGGCAGCAATTGAACGGGCAGCGCAGCAGATTGCCCGTGGCAGGAGGCCGCTGATCATAGCAGGCGGCGGTGTGTTGTATGCCGAGGCGTCCGCGCAGCTGGCTGAATTTGCCGAGGCATTTGGCATTCCGGTTGCCGAGACGCAGGCGGGCAAGAGTGCCTTACCTTGGGACCACCCACTTAATGTGGGGGCCATCGGTGTTACCGGCTCCCTGGCTGCCAATAGGCTTGCCAGGGAAGCGGATGTTGTAATTGGCGTCGGCACCCGGTTTTCGGATTTTACGACGGCATCCCGGTCTGCTTTTCAACATCCCGAAGCGACTTTTATCAATATAAACCTGAACGGCATGGATGCTGCCAAGCTGGGTGGGGAACCGATTTTGGCTGATGCACAGGAAGGTTTGCAAGCTTTGCAAACGGCTTTACAGGGACGGCATTATCACAGTGAATATGGAACATCCGAGATCGCCGAACTGCGGGATGAATGGAACAACGAAGTGGATCGGCTGTATGGACTGCAACACGAGGCTGGGCTGGCCCAGACCACTGCGGTCGGTGTCATTAATCGGACCATAGATCCTTCCTCTGTCATCGTGTGTGCTGCGGGAAGTTTACCCGGAGATTTGCACCGTCTGTGGCGTGCATCTGCACCAAAAACATACCACATGGAGTACGGCTTCTCCTGTATGGGCTATGAGGTGAGCGGGGCATTCGGAGCAGCACTTGCTGAGCCGGATCGTGAAGTGTATGCCATGGTGGGTGACGGCAGTTACCTGATGCTGCATTCTGAACTGGTGACAAGCTTGCAGGAACAGAAGAAGATGACCATTTTACTATTCAACAACAACGGATTCCAGTGTATTCACAATTTGCAGCGGGAGCACGGAAGTGACGGGTTTGGCAATGAGTTTCGCTATCGGGAATCGGAGAGCGGGCGACTGACTGGGGATTACATGCCTATGGATTTTGCAGCACATGCCCGCAGCCTTGGAGCCAAAGCCTATAAGGCAGAGACGACTGAACAATTGGAGCAGGCGCTAAGGGATGCACGGAATGAGACCGTAACTACACTGATTGAAATTCCGGTCGTGCCTGGAACCAATGCAGGCGGATATGAGTCCTGGTGGAATGTTGGCGTGCCAGAAGTATCCAACGAGGAAAAGGTAGTAACGGCTCACCGCGCGATGCAGGTAAACCGGGCCAAAGCTAAACTCATTTAA
- the iolC gene encoding 5-dehydro-2-deoxygluconokinase yields the protein MTYVSFPDSRKMDFTAIGRLCIDLNANEINRPMEETMTFTKYVGGSPANITIGMSRLGMETAFIGKIANDQMGRFINSYLERNGIDTSNVVTDDTGAVTGLAFTEIKSPTDCSILMYRDNVADLLLQSREVQEQLISDSKVLLISGTALAQSPSREAVFQALAYAKKHGTVIVFDLDYRPYTWTSAEETAVYYNLAAEKCDIILGTREEFDMMETFDHNPDHSDQVTAQKWFDFSAKIVVIKHGKDGSIAYTGEGLSHQADSYPARVVKTFGAGDSYAAGFLYGLMQGWTIKGSMAFGSAAASIVISSHSCSDAMPTVEQVNDYIERCNRGEITVS from the coding sequence ATGACTTACGTATCCTTTCCTGATTCCAGGAAGATGGATTTCACCGCGATTGGCCGTCTGTGCATCGACCTGAATGCCAATGAGATCAATCGCCCGATGGAAGAGACGATGACCTTTACGAAATATGTGGGCGGCTCTCCGGCCAATATTACAATTGGCATGTCCAGGCTCGGGATGGAAACGGCGTTTATCGGCAAAATCGCGAATGACCAGATGGGCAGGTTCATCAACAGTTATCTGGAGCGGAACGGGATCGATACGTCAAATGTCGTAACGGACGATACCGGAGCGGTGACAGGGCTTGCTTTTACCGAGATCAAAAGTCCAACCGACTGCAGCATTCTGATGTATCGCGACAATGTAGCTGATCTGCTATTGCAGTCGAGAGAGGTGCAGGAACAGCTGATTTCCGACTCCAAAGTGCTGCTGATCTCAGGCACAGCCCTCGCCCAAAGTCCCTCGCGTGAAGCGGTATTCCAGGCCCTGGCATATGCGAAAAAGCATGGCACAGTCATTGTGTTTGATTTGGACTATCGTCCTTACACATGGACATCAGCCGAAGAGACAGCGGTCTATTATAACCTCGCGGCTGAGAAGTGCGATATCATCCTGGGCACTCGTGAAGAGTTCGACATGATGGAGACGTTTGACCATAATCCAGATCATAGCGATCAGGTGACCGCGCAGAAATGGTTCGATTTTTCAGCTAAAATTGTCGTCATCAAACATGGCAAGGATGGCTCCATTGCCTATACAGGTGAAGGACTATCTCATCAAGCCGACAGCTACCCAGCGCGTGTGGTGAAGACGTTTGGAGCAGGTGATTCCTACGCTGCGGGATTCCTGTATGGGTTGATGCAGGGGTGGACGATAAAAGGCAGCATGGCGTTTGGCAGTGCGGCAGCAAGTATCGTGATCTCCAGCCATAGCTGCTCGGATGCGATGCCAACGGTGGAACAAGTGAATGACTATATCGAACGCTGCAATCGGGGCGAAATTACGGTGTCTTGA